One Saimiri boliviensis isolate mSaiBol1 chromosome 17, mSaiBol1.pri, whole genome shotgun sequence genomic window carries:
- the LOC141581804 gene encoding heterogeneous nuclear ribonucleoprotein A1-like, with amino-acid sequence MGFSARGRRRRSILKVSLLPAIMSNSESPKEPEQLRKLFIGGLSFETTDESLRSHFEQWGTLTDCVVMRDPNTKRSRGFGFVTYATVEEVDAAMNARPHKVDGRVVEPKRAVSREDSQRPGAHLTVKKIFVGGIKEDTEEHHLRDYFEQYGKIEVIEMTDRGSGKKRGFAFVTFDDHDSVDKIVIQKYHTVNGHNCEVRKALSKQEMASAPSSQRGRSGSGNFGGGRGGGFGGNNNFGHGGNFSGRGGFGGSRGGGGYGGSGDGYNGFGNDGGNFGGGGSYNDFGSYNNQSSNFGPMKGGNFGGRSSGPCGGGG; translated from the coding sequence atgggcTTTTCTGCCCGTGGACGCCGCCGAAGAAGCATCCttaaagtctctcttctccctgcgaTCATGTCTAACTCAGAGTCTCCTAAAGAGCCGGAGCAGCTGAGGAAGCTCTTCATTGGAGGGTTGAGCTTTGAAACAACCGATGAGAGCCTGAGGAGCCATTTTGAGCAATGGGGAACGCTCACAGACTGTGTGGTAATGAGAGATCCAAACACCAAGCGCTCCAGGGGCTTTGGGTTCGTCACGTATGCAACTGTGGAGGAGGTGGACGCAGCCATGAATGCAAGGCCACACAAAGTGGATGGAAGAgttgtggaaccaaagagagctgtctcaagagaagattctcaaagaccaggtgcccacttaactgtgaaaaaaatattcgttggtggcattaaagaagacactgaagaacatcacctaagagattatttcgaacagtatggaaaaattgaagtgattgaaatgactgacagaggcagtggcaagaaaaggggctttgccttTGTAACCTTTGATGACCATGACTCCGTGGATAAGattgtcattcagaaataccatacTGTGAATGGACACAactgtgaagttaggaaagcTCTGTCAAAGCAAGAGATGGCTAGTGCTCCATCCAGCCAAAGAGGTCGAAgtggttctggaaactttggtggtggtcGTGGAGGTGGTTTCGGTGGGAATAACAACTTTGGTCAtggaggaaacttcagtggtcgtggtggctttggtggcagccgtggtggtggtggatatggtggcagtggggatggtTATAACggatttggtaatgatggaggcaattttggaggtggtggaagctacaatgattttggcagttacaacaatcagtcttcaaattttggacccatgaagggaggaaactttggaggcagaagctctggcccctGTGGTGGTGGCGGCTAA